In Nitrospinota bacterium, the following are encoded in one genomic region:
- the rseP gene encoding RIP metalloprotease RseP, with the protein MIIAAVAGLGVLIFVHELGHFLVAKYTGVGVERFSIGFGPRIIGRTYGETEYRLSVIPLGGYVKLSGENPDESAPSVPNSFASKSVWVRLAIIAAGPSFNFLMAIVIYSSIYIVGVPRVPAVVGIVSPESPAMQAGLAEGDIILRINDRPIEFWGDLKRVVTKSAGQDLVLLIEREGRRINLHVVPKLTKDKNIFGEPIQEGRLGIRAPNTRVYKSYPPHVALWKGTVRTYELTKLTVLAVIKLIQGTIPAKSIGGPIMIIQMTGEQAKVGLFSYISFLALLSINLGILNLLPIPILDGGHILFLSLEAVMSRPLSIRWREIAQQVGLVLIIALMLFALLNDINRIIGR; encoded by the coding sequence ATGATAATAGCCGCCGTTGCTGGATTAGGCGTCTTAATTTTCGTGCACGAGTTGGGCCACTTCCTTGTGGCCAAGTATACTGGAGTCGGGGTAGAGCGATTTTCCATCGGATTTGGGCCACGGATTATAGGCCGAACCTACGGGGAGACGGAGTATCGTTTAAGCGTCATTCCTCTGGGTGGCTACGTAAAGCTTTCGGGTGAGAACCCGGATGAATCCGCTCCTTCGGTCCCCAATTCCTTTGCATCCAAATCGGTGTGGGTGCGCTTGGCCATCATAGCCGCTGGACCGAGCTTCAACTTCTTGATGGCCATTGTTATTTATTCCTCAATCTATATTGTAGGGGTGCCGCGCGTCCCAGCTGTTGTGGGCATTGTTTCGCCCGAAAGCCCTGCCATGCAGGCGGGCTTGGCTGAGGGGGACATAATCCTAAGGATCAACGACCGCCCAATCGAGTTTTGGGGGGATTTGAAAAGGGTGGTCACCAAAAGTGCGGGTCAAGACTTGGTCCTGCTCATCGAACGGGAAGGGCGCCGCATCAACTTACATGTGGTGCCTAAGCTGACAAAAGACAAGAACATTTTTGGTGAGCCTATTCAAGAAGGGCGGCTCGGTATACGTGCCCCAAACACCCGCGTCTATAAGTCTTATCCGCCCCATGTGGCGTTATGGAAAGGCACGGTCCGGACGTACGAATTGACCAAACTTACCGTTCTCGCGGTCATCAAGCTGATACAGGGAACTATCCCCGCAAAATCCATCGGCGGGCCCATCATGATTATCCAGATGACTGGGGAGCAGGCCAAAGTAGGGCTTTTCAGCTATATATCCTTTCTCGCCTTGTTATCAATTAATCTAGGCATTCTCAACCTTCTGCCCATTCCTATTCTCGACGGCGGGCATATCCTCTTTTTGTCCTTGGAGGCCGTTATGTCGCGCCCTTTGAGCATTAGATGGAGGGAAATCGCCCAGCAAGTAGGGCTCGTGCTCATCATTGCTCTGATGCTCTTTGCTCTACTGAACGACATTAACCGTATAATTGGACGTTGA
- the ispG gene encoding flavodoxin-dependent (E)-4-hydroxy-3-methylbut-2-enyl-diphosphate synthase produces MRTKSRQIEVGGVPIGGGAQIVVQSMTKTKTEDVEATLTQISQLAAEGCEIVRVAVPHKKAASALADIVADSSLPVIADIHFNYRLALKALEAGIHGLRLNPGNIGEPWKVKEVVQAALAADVPIRIGVNAGSLEADLKEKFRGDVPRAMVDSALRQIRLLEDLGFDAIKLSLKASDVPTTVAAYRRMAEVCDYPLHLGITEAGSLFSGTIKSSVGLGIILSEGIGDTIRVSLAGDAVEEVRVGYEILGALGLRHRGVTIVACPTCGRLEFDMLSLVARIEREIAPLETPIKVAIMGCVVNGPGESEKADVGLAAGNGYGLLYRKGKIVGKIKEHEYYDRLLDAIHAAAAEVDQS; encoded by the coding sequence ATGCGTACAAAGAGCCGGCAAATAGAAGTTGGGGGAGTGCCCATAGGGGGTGGAGCGCAGATCGTTGTCCAGTCGATGACGAAGACCAAGACCGAGGACGTAGAGGCTACCCTTACCCAGATTAGCCAACTTGCGGCTGAGGGTTGCGAGATTGTCCGAGTGGCGGTCCCCCACAAGAAGGCTGCTTCGGCGCTGGCGGACATCGTCGCCGATAGTAGTTTGCCGGTGATTGCTGACATCCACTTTAACTACCGGTTGGCCCTGAAAGCCTTGGAGGCGGGAATCCACGGATTGCGCTTGAATCCCGGTAACATCGGCGAGCCTTGGAAAGTAAAGGAAGTCGTGCAGGCAGCCCTTGCCGCCGACGTGCCAATACGAATCGGTGTCAATGCAGGAAGCCTTGAAGCCGACCTCAAGGAGAAATTTCGAGGGGACGTCCCGAGGGCTATGGTAGATAGCGCCCTGCGGCAGATTCGTCTGCTCGAGGACCTCGGTTTTGATGCCATAAAACTTTCCCTCAAGGCATCCGATGTGCCGACGACTGTAGCCGCATACCGGCGTATGGCGGAGGTCTGCGACTACCCCCTTCATTTGGGAATCACCGAGGCAGGATCCCTGTTCAGTGGGACGATTAAGTCCTCAGTGGGCCTCGGTATCATCCTCAGCGAGGGCATAGGTGACACGATTCGCGTCTCTCTAGCGGGTGACGCCGTGGAGGAAGTTCGGGTGGGCTATGAAATCCTAGGGGCTCTCGGACTGCGACACCGCGGCGTGACCATAGTCGCTTGCCCCACCTGCGGGCGACTCGAGTTCGATATGCTTTCCCTCGTTGCTCGGATAGAGCGCGAGATTGCTCCCCTGGAGACCCCCATTAAAGTGGCGATTATGGGTTGCGTGGTCAACGGCCCGGGCGAATCGGAGAAGGCCGACGTTGGCCTGGCTGCCGGTAACGGCTACGGGTTGCTCTATAGGAAGGGCAAAATTGTTGGAAAGATTAAAGAGCATGAGTATTACGATCGACTCTTGGACGCCATCCATGCCGCAGCCGCTGAGGTAGATCAGTCCTAA
- a CDS encoding ribosome maturation factor RimP, with amino-acid sequence MAEDLIDRLTALAQPILEEEGLELVELEFKRGSRRSLLRLFIDKPGGVTLDDCSALSSQLGDLLDVEDIIPNRYILEVSSPGADRPLKRPEDYERFLGRLVQVTTRDPVKGLSHFKGRLVDYTDGRVSIDVTSKGQITIGLDEIERARLEVEF; translated from the coding sequence ATGGCTGAGGACCTTATTGATAGGCTTACCGCTTTAGCTCAACCCATACTCGAAGAGGAAGGCCTGGAGCTCGTTGAGCTGGAGTTTAAGCGAGGCTCCAGGCGCTCGTTGTTGCGGTTATTCATCGACAAACCGGGCGGTGTTACACTGGATGACTGTTCCGCTTTATCCAGCCAGCTTGGAGACTTGCTCGATGTGGAGGACATCATCCCTAACCGATATATCCTTGAGGTTTCCTCGCCGGGGGCTGATCGGCCCCTTAAGCGGCCGGAAGACTATGAGAGATTCTTGGGACGATTGGTTCAAGTCACCACACGGGACCCTGTAAAGGGCCTGAGCCATTTCAAGGGTCGCTTGGTAGACTATACGGATGGCAGGGTTTCTATCGATGTCACATCGAAGGGTCAAATCACGATTGGCCTGGATGAGATAGAGCGGGCCCGCCTGGAAGTAGAGTTTTAA
- the nusA gene encoding transcription termination/antitermination protein NusA, with the protein MSRELVLLVEQIGREKGIEPETLIDAISAAIVSASRRHLGQVENIKADIDMETGEISLSLIKEVVEEVEEPEYQLTQEDAKEFDPEAAVGDQITIPVELDVGGLGRIAAQTAKQVIVQRVREAEREMIYNEYKDREGDLIMGIVQRYEKGNYIIDLGKAEALLPYREQSFREQLHRGDRLRAYVLEVRSTSRGPQIILSRTHPGLLIRLFELEVPEVYEGIVEIVEAVREPSGRAKIAVISKDRDVDPVGACVGVRGSRVQAIVQELRGEKIDIIQWSDDPEVFVTNALSPAKIANVFLHEDERRMEVIVPEDQLSLAIGKKGQNVRLAAKLTRYKIDIKGEEDYKREKDEIAIAAAEAVLGTRKRVSVPLIEQIPGVGGKTAELLGEAGFSSVEAIASAALEELMAVSGIAKKKAESLRTAAIDVLEEASKSDSTSVVSPEADAQPSLAPETSSTEEVEGDERPVETAPTEEEPKESEPLDEAEELIPPSTDSSEELAEDILPDQDPDSDKEGQESSDGG; encoded by the coding sequence ATGAGTCGCGAATTAGTTCTTCTTGTAGAGCAGATAGGACGTGAGAAAGGGATTGAGCCTGAGACACTTATCGACGCCATCTCGGCTGCGATCGTATCGGCCTCGCGTAGGCACCTCGGCCAGGTGGAAAACATAAAGGCCGACATCGATATGGAAACCGGGGAGATTAGCCTCTCTCTAATCAAAGAGGTTGTAGAGGAAGTTGAGGAGCCGGAGTACCAGCTAACCCAAGAGGATGCCAAGGAATTTGACCCTGAGGCAGCCGTAGGCGACCAAATAACCATCCCTGTGGAGCTCGACGTAGGTGGGCTGGGTCGCATTGCAGCCCAAACAGCCAAACAGGTCATCGTCCAGCGGGTCCGTGAAGCCGAAAGGGAGATGATTTATAACGAGTACAAGGACCGTGAAGGCGACCTCATAATGGGTATCGTTCAACGATACGAGAAGGGCAACTACATCATCGATTTGGGCAAGGCCGAAGCCCTCTTGCCTTATCGGGAACAATCCTTCCGCGAACAGCTCCACAGGGGTGACCGCCTGAGGGCCTATGTCTTGGAGGTTCGAAGCACGTCTAGAGGCCCACAGATCATCCTTTCACGAACACATCCCGGTTTGCTCATCAGGCTCTTTGAGTTGGAGGTCCCCGAGGTGTATGAGGGGATTGTTGAGATCGTCGAAGCTGTCCGGGAGCCGAGCGGGAGGGCCAAGATTGCTGTTATCAGCAAAGATCGGGACGTAGACCCTGTCGGGGCCTGCGTGGGAGTGCGAGGCTCTAGGGTTCAAGCCATCGTTCAGGAGCTTCGAGGAGAGAAGATCGACATTATTCAGTGGTCCGACGATCCTGAGGTGTTTGTCACCAATGCTTTATCCCCGGCGAAGATCGCAAACGTTTTCCTCCATGAGGACGAGAGGAGAATGGAGGTCATCGTGCCGGAAGACCAGCTGTCGCTTGCTATTGGCAAGAAAGGGCAGAATGTGCGGCTGGCAGCGAAGCTGACCCGTTACAAGATAGACATCAAGGGCGAGGAAGATTATAAGAGGGAGAAGGATGAAATAGCCATCGCAGCTGCCGAGGCCGTCCTCGGTACACGCAAGCGAGTCAGTGTGCCGCTCATCGAACAAATTCCCGGAGTTGGGGGCAAGACGGCCGAGCTCCTGGGGGAGGCTGGATTCTCCTCCGTAGAGGCCATTGCATCGGCTGCCTTAGAAGAACTTATGGCTGTCTCCGGCATCGCTAAAAAGAAGGCGGAGTCCTTACGAACTGCGGCCATCGACGTTCTGGAAGAGGCTTCTAAATCCGATAGCACCTCTGTCGTTTCACCCGAAGCAGACGCCCAACCGAGCCTTGCTCCGGAGACCTCCTCAACGGAGGAGGTCGAAGGCGACGAGCGGCCCGTCGAGACGGCCCCAACGGAAGAGGAGCCTAAAGAGAGCGAACCTCTTGATGAAGCCGAGGAGCTGATACCTCCATCAACGGATTCATCGGAGGAGCTTGCTGAAGACATTTTGCCGGATCAAGACCCCGATTCCGATAAAGAAGGACAGGAAAGCTCAGATGGGGGATAG
- a CDS encoding DUF448 domain-containing protein: MGDRKSRRVHTARRTCVGCRASLPPQELIRLVLDPDGEVVIDLDRRLPGRGAHICPRHECIEQAVRKDALGRAFRRGVSTVRPDALVDSLLQRLEEKLSGLFGIGQRARQVLSGSMALEKGLQRGEVHLLLLTTDIAPEQRARWMKIYESSGRPWVVHFTKDELGALLGKGLRNAAGITNPNLAQPVSRVAGMIQGLEGKSKGVKMHG, encoded by the coding sequence ATGGGGGATAGAAAGAGTCGTCGTGTACATACGGCCCGCCGAACGTGTGTAGGCTGCAGGGCCTCTCTTCCCCCACAAGAGCTTATTCGGCTCGTGTTGGACCCCGACGGGGAGGTCGTTATTGATCTGGATCGCCGGCTTCCCGGACGGGGCGCCCATATCTGCCCAAGGCACGAATGCATCGAGCAAGCGGTCCGCAAAGATGCTTTGGGCCGGGCATTCCGACGTGGTGTATCCACTGTGCGACCCGACGCCCTTGTCGACTCGCTCCTTCAACGGCTGGAAGAGAAGCTCTCCGGGCTATTTGGCATAGGGCAGCGGGCGCGCCAGGTCTTATCTGGAAGCATGGCTCTGGAGAAGGGCCTACAACGCGGCGAGGTCCATCTGCTGCTGCTAACTACGGATATCGCCCCCGAGCAACGTGCTAGGTGGATGAAAATATACGAGTCTTCCGGTCGTCCGTGGGTGGTGCACTTCACGAAGGACGAGCTTGGGGCCCTCCTCGGCAAGGGGCTACGAAACGCGGCCGGAATCACGAACCCAAACCTGGCTCAACCCGTGAGCCGGGTGGCCGGCATGATCCAAGGTCTTGAGGGAAAGAGCAAAGGGGTGAAAATGCATGGCTAA
- the infB gene encoding translation initiation factor IF-2 translates to MAKMRIYELAKEIGEPSKVLVEALKELGATVKNHMSTIDEAQADALRKQFAAPPPKPAKKAPPKAKKAAKAAVKPKPKAKVKKAPPKKPKPAPPVVEEEPPAPEPPPLEVVEKPPPPPPEEKPPEEVEEVAIEPEDGRPEVKEVTLSEAMTVKELSEALEVETSDVITKLMDMGFMISINQVVDLEAAKSVIRKFGHEPELRTAELAEFALPEKELEENLEERPPVVTMMGHVDHGKTLLLDSIRKTLVAESEAGGITQHIGAYQVLLSDKGSITFLDTPGHEAFTAMRARGAQVTDIVVLVVAADDGVMPQTREAITHARDAGVPMVVAINKIDKANAEPDKVKRQLVEIDVVPDDWGGDTIFVEVSAKERINLDGLLEMILLQGEILELKANPNRSAKGVVIEAKLDRTRGPVATVLIQQGILREGDAFVAGLYAGRVRAMFNDLGQKLSEARPAHPVEVLGLSGVPQAGDSFVVVADERKARQIAALRQDKQREEERTSPTRVTLEDLFEHIQSGEVKEQKIILRSDVHGSAQALQGSLEKLSTDEVRLKVMSSSVGGITETDVMLAAASRAIIIGFNVRPSPQAAKVAEKEGVDIRLYAVIYDVINDVRTAMEGLLDPTYRETVVGRVEVREIFTIPKVGRVAGCFLAEGVLRRNVNVRLLREDVVVYEGKLASLRRFKDDVREVAQGYECGVGLENFQDVKVGDIIEPYTVEEVARKLEG, encoded by the coding sequence ATGGCTAAGATGAGAATCTATGAGCTAGCCAAAGAAATAGGCGAGCCCAGCAAAGTCCTCGTTGAAGCCTTGAAAGAGCTAGGGGCGACCGTCAAGAACCACATGAGCACTATCGATGAGGCTCAGGCCGATGCGCTCCGAAAACAGTTTGCCGCTCCACCGCCGAAGCCAGCAAAAAAGGCGCCGCCGAAAGCCAAGAAGGCCGCAAAAGCTGCCGTAAAGCCTAAGCCCAAGGCTAAGGTCAAGAAAGCGCCACCAAAGAAGCCAAAGCCTGCGCCGCCCGTTGTTGAGGAGGAGCCTCCTGCTCCAGAGCCGCCACCCCTGGAAGTGGTTGAGAAGCCTCCCCCTCCACCTCCGGAGGAAAAACCGCCAGAGGAAGTAGAAGAAGTCGCGATAGAGCCTGAGGATGGGCGACCCGAGGTCAAAGAAGTTACCTTAAGTGAGGCGATGACCGTCAAGGAGCTCTCCGAAGCCCTTGAGGTGGAGACGAGCGATGTCATTACAAAACTGATGGATATGGGGTTCATGATCTCCATCAATCAAGTTGTCGACTTGGAAGCGGCCAAGTCCGTCATCAGGAAATTTGGTCACGAACCCGAGCTCAGAACTGCCGAGCTCGCGGAGTTTGCCTTGCCGGAAAAGGAGCTCGAGGAGAACTTAGAGGAACGCCCTCCGGTCGTTACTATGATGGGCCACGTCGACCATGGAAAGACCCTTCTTCTGGACTCGATTCGAAAGACCCTGGTGGCGGAGTCCGAGGCAGGCGGGATCACTCAACATATCGGGGCCTACCAGGTTTTACTATCCGACAAGGGTAGCATCACTTTTCTCGATACCCCTGGCCACGAGGCATTCACAGCCATGCGCGCCCGAGGAGCCCAGGTCACCGATATCGTTGTTCTCGTGGTGGCTGCCGACGACGGGGTCATGCCGCAGACGCGCGAAGCGATTACCCACGCCCGGGATGCCGGAGTTCCCATGGTGGTTGCCATCAACAAAATCGACAAGGCCAACGCTGAGCCCGATAAGGTTAAGCGTCAGCTCGTTGAGATCGACGTTGTCCCTGACGATTGGGGTGGCGATACAATCTTCGTCGAGGTAAGCGCCAAGGAGCGGATCAACCTTGATGGCCTGCTTGAGATGATTCTCCTCCAGGGTGAGATTCTAGAGCTGAAGGCCAACCCCAACAGATCTGCAAAGGGCGTCGTTATTGAAGCCAAACTAGACCGCACACGAGGCCCCGTTGCTACGGTCCTCATCCAGCAGGGAATTCTCCGGGAAGGGGACGCCTTCGTAGCTGGGCTGTACGCCGGGCGTGTCCGAGCCATGTTCAACGATCTTGGCCAAAAACTCAGCGAGGCGAGGCCGGCTCATCCCGTGGAGGTTTTGGGGCTCAGCGGAGTGCCCCAAGCAGGCGATTCCTTCGTCGTGGTCGCAGACGAGCGCAAGGCGCGCCAGATCGCTGCTTTGCGCCAGGATAAACAACGGGAAGAGGAGCGTACAAGCCCCACTCGTGTTACCTTAGAAGACCTCTTCGAGCATATCCAGAGTGGTGAGGTCAAGGAGCAGAAGATTATTCTTCGCTCCGATGTTCATGGTTCGGCCCAAGCCCTCCAGGGATCTTTGGAGAAGCTTTCCACCGATGAGGTGCGGCTCAAAGTCATGAGCTCCAGCGTGGGAGGAATAACCGAAACCGATGTCATGCTTGCCGCCGCCAGCCGCGCCATCATCATAGGCTTCAATGTCCGACCCTCGCCACAGGCTGCAAAGGTCGCCGAGAAAGAGGGCGTTGATATACGCCTCTACGCTGTCATCTATGACGTGATCAACGATGTGCGAACCGCCATGGAGGGCCTATTGGACCCAACCTATCGAGAAACGGTCGTAGGGCGGGTCGAGGTTCGGGAGATATTCACCATACCCAAGGTTGGGCGCGTGGCCGGTTGCTTTCTGGCCGAAGGAGTGCTACGGCGCAATGTCAACGTCCGCCTCCTTCGTGAAGACGTCGTTGTCTATGAAGGGAAGTTAGCCAGTCTCAGGCGCTTCAAGGATGACGTGCGCGAGGTTGCTCAGGGCTATGAATGCGGTGTGGGGCTGGAGAATTTTCAGGATGTCAAGGTTGGTGATATCATTGAGCCCTACACCGTCGAAGAAGTTGCCCGCAAGCTAGAGGGCTAG
- a CDS encoding DUF503 domain-containing protein: MFVGICTISLHLSDNRSLKGKRRVVKTIIDRVKNRFNVSIAEVDHQDLWQRIELGVAVVSNDKGHAHSNLTAVVNFIDGLHLAELFDFEIELV; the protein is encoded by the coding sequence ATGTTCGTAGGCATCTGCACCATCAGTCTTCACCTGAGCGACAACCGCTCCCTTAAGGGAAAGCGCCGGGTGGTCAAGACTATTATCGACCGCGTGAAGAATCGTTTCAACGTCTCTATAGCGGAAGTGGACCATCAGGACCTCTGGCAACGCATTGAGTTGGGGGTGGCCGTTGTCAGCAACGACAAAGGCCACGCCCACAGCAACCTCACCGCTGTTGTGAACTTCATAGATGGTTTGCATCTGGCCGAGCTCTTCGACTTTGAGATCGAGCTGGTCTGA
- the rbfA gene encoding 30S ribosome-binding factor RbfA, protein MTSLDRMDRVNELLLEEIARLLQRDIKDPRIGFVSVTRVETTRDLKNARVYVSVFGEETIQAEAIKGLSSAAGYIRHNLFRKLSLKTVPTLSFVLDESIAHGVHITSLIRDLELDEGDSDSEPEEIKDGGS, encoded by the coding sequence ATGACTTCTCTAGATCGTATGGACCGAGTCAACGAGCTCTTGCTGGAAGAGATTGCTCGGCTTCTGCAGCGTGACATCAAGGACCCTCGCATTGGTTTCGTTTCGGTTACCCGCGTCGAGACGACCAGAGACCTGAAAAATGCCCGGGTGTACGTGAGCGTCTTCGGCGAGGAGACCATCCAGGCCGAAGCCATTAAGGGCCTGAGCAGCGCCGCAGGTTACATCCGTCATAATCTCTTCCGAAAACTTTCGTTGAAAACCGTTCCGACACTCTCTTTCGTGCTCGACGAATCCATCGCCCACGGAGTTCACATCACCTCGCTCATAAGGGATTTGGAGCTGGATGAGGGAGATTCAGACTCGGAGCCGGAAGAGATCAAAGATGGAGGTTCATAA
- the truB gene encoding tRNA pseudouridine(55) synthase TruB, with protein MEVHNKTMAESAGHLEGVLLIDKPAGISSHDVVDRVRKLFGLRKVGHTGTLDPFATGVMVVCVGRATRVAKYFEGMDKAYRAVIKLGEVTDTGDSDGVVVEVSNSPIGLSRELVEAAIDPFRGTITQQPPAYSAVKVGGERLYAKARRGEKVSAPTREVTIRKLIIESFEGEQLTLFLECSKGTYVRSLAFDLGRRLGCGAHCLHLTRTMVGPFTLEEAMPLEALEELGGRAANERLIRLDEALARFMEPVSLTNQGASLVAHGSPVEEDFVARSPETIRLGATYRALDDSGRLIAIVEAQKGSRSFRWAPRRVIDVRN; from the coding sequence ATGGAGGTTCATAACAAAACGATGGCCGAGTCAGCGGGCCACCTAGAGGGTGTCCTCCTTATTGATAAGCCTGCTGGGATTAGTTCCCACGATGTAGTAGATCGTGTTCGGAAGCTCTTTGGGCTAAGAAAGGTGGGCCACACGGGCACTCTCGATCCCTTCGCCACGGGCGTTATGGTCGTCTGCGTTGGGCGGGCCACTCGAGTTGCCAAATACTTTGAGGGAATGGACAAAGCCTATAGGGCCGTCATTAAGCTCGGCGAGGTCACAGACACGGGTGACAGCGATGGGGTCGTCGTGGAGGTTAGCAATTCGCCCATAGGCCTTTCTCGCGAGTTGGTTGAGGCTGCTATTGATCCCTTTCGGGGCACGATAACCCAACAACCGCCCGCGTACTCCGCCGTCAAAGTTGGCGGGGAGCGTCTCTACGCCAAGGCCAGGAGGGGAGAAAAGGTCTCTGCCCCCACAAGGGAGGTGACCATCAGGAAGCTCATAATAGAGTCCTTTGAGGGGGAGCAGCTCACCCTGTTCCTAGAATGTTCTAAGGGGACCTACGTTCGTTCGTTAGCGTTCGATTTGGGAAGACGTCTTGGATGCGGAGCTCACTGCCTTCATCTAACCAGGACGATGGTGGGGCCGTTTACTCTAGAGGAGGCGATGCCCCTCGAGGCCCTGGAAGAGCTAGGTGGCCGGGCTGCCAACGAGAGGCTTATTAGGCTCGACGAGGCCTTAGCACGCTTCATGGAGCCCGTAAGCCTCACCAATCAAGGTGCCTCTCTCGTCGCCCATGGCAGTCCCGTGGAGGAGGATTTCGTCGCCCGTTCGCCGGAGACCATCCGTTTAGGGGCAACTTACAGGGCCCTTGATGATAGTGGACGACTGATAGCAATTGTTGAAGCACAAAAGGGTTCCCGAAGTTTTCGTTGGGCACCTCGACGGGTCATAGACGTGCGAAATTGA
- the rpsO gene encoding 30S ribosomal protein S15: MQQSEGDRRTVIDKFQRHESDTGSPEVQIALLSERIVYLTEHFKTHKKDHHSRRGLLKLVGKRRRLLDYLKAKDVEKYREIIGELGIRR; the protein is encoded by the coding sequence ATGCAGCAGAGTGAGGGCGACAGGAGAACCGTAATCGATAAGTTTCAACGCCACGAGAGCGATACGGGCTCGCCGGAGGTGCAGATTGCTCTGCTCAGTGAACGGATCGTCTATCTTACGGAACATTTTAAGACGCATAAGAAGGATCACCATTCTCGACGCGGCCTATTGAAGCTGGTGGGAAAGCGGCGCCGCTTGCTCGATTATCTGAAAGCGAAGGACGTCGAGAAGTATAGGGAGATAATCGGGGAGCTGGGAATTCGCAGGTAA